Proteins from one Mercurialis annua linkage group LG7, ddMerAnnu1.2, whole genome shotgun sequence genomic window:
- the LOC126654734 gene encoding stress-response A/B barrel domain-containing protein UP3 — protein sequence MYQKNNYHLPIVSKTMRLQALLSTGIPVPDFRAQCYHRSNGVALHASCSGRHRRRTVSASGSQSSTFNAVKKRKVVEHICLLKAKRDLSEKDENDMLDYLYTSQYQMRGIVAISLGRISSDIVENYTHAVVMRFERKEDVTRFYENPFYLKVLKEHVMPHCQEILNVDYESEVEDDILSIFRKGEEFNYGVEFLHLIAFSENPFAAPAKEALTFHKRLTEEFPSLIVQSTQGSNFNTSSQEYTHGLVTRFRSFEAFEMFMGSTEYKETWKSKFEHIIKKTLPIHYSVDPVGKELM from the exons ATGTACCAAAAAAACAATTATCATCTGCCAATTGTGAGTAAAACAATGCGTCTTCAAGCTCTTCTATCTACTGGAATTCCAGTTCCCGATTTTCGCGCGCAATGTTATCACCGCTCAAACGGTGTCGCTTTACACG CGTCTTGCAGCGGGAGGCATCGGAGACGTACGGTTTCAGCTTCTGGTAGTCAGAGTTCAACCTTCAATGCGGTGAAGAAAAG AAAAGTTGTGGAACATATTTGTTTGTTGAAAGCAAAGCGAGATTTATCTGAGAAGGACGAGAACGACATGCTGGATTATTTGTACACTTCCCAATATCAAATGCGCGGAATTGTTGCAATATCTTTAG GACGCATTTCGAGTGACATTGTAGAAAATTATACTCATGCTGTCGTCATGCGTTTCGAAAGAAAGGAAGATGTTACAAGGTTTTATGAGAACCCTTTCTATTTGAAAGTCCTCAAGGAGCATGTTATGCCTCACTGCCAA GAAATACTTAATGTGGACTACGAATCTGAAGTGGAAGATGATATCCTTTCTATATTTCGCAAAGGGGAG GAGTTCAACTATGGCGTGGAGTTTCTACATCTTATAGCATTTTCTGAGAATCCATTTGCTGCACCTGCAAAAGAGGCATTAACATTTCATAAAAGGCTGACAGAAGAATTTCCATCCTTGATTGTCCAATCTACTCAAG GCTCCAATTTTAATACCAGCAGTCAGGAATATACTCATGGGCTAGTGACCAGATTTCGATCAT TTGAGGCATTTGAGATGTTTATGGGCAGCACAGAATACAAAGAG ACGTGGAAGTCAAAATTCGAGCACATCATCAAGAAAACTCTTCCAATTCATTACTCTGTTGATCCAGTTGGCAAGGAGCTTATGTAG